From one Eucalyptus grandis isolate ANBG69807.140 chromosome 9, ASM1654582v1, whole genome shotgun sequence genomic stretch:
- the LOC104418211 gene encoding cytochrome P450 71AU50: MAWIWITLSFALIAHLLLRALLWKKKSKKKLPPGPRGYPILGNLPLLGQNPHHDLHKLAKKYGPLMHLRLGFVHTIVVSSPEVAEQFLKIHDIVFAGRPPHEASKHISYEQRSLAFSSYGPYWRNIRKMCTLELLSNAKINSFKSMRREEVGLLVSFLKDAAHDHTAIDLSAKISLLSADMSCRMIFGKKYMDKEFDEFMAVMQEGVVLGATPNIGDYVPYLARFDLQGLTKRMKAVSKVFDAFFEKIIDEHMKAKKEEGESKDFVDVMLGIMGLNEGEYHIDRSHIKAIILDMLSASMDTSATTIDWAITELTRHPSVMKKLQDELEKAVGMNRAVEESDLEGLHYLNMVIKEIMRLHPASPFLLPREATEDCTVNGFHIPSKSTVIVNVWSIGRDPKVWTTHNPEEFIPERFLGLSVDVMGHDFQLLPFGAGRRGCPGIQLGMTVVRFVLAQLVHCFDWDLPGGISPSELDMTEEFGLTAPRANHLVVTPRYRLSE; encoded by the exons ATGGCTTGGATCTGGATAACACTCTCCTTCGCTTTGATTGCTCATCTCCTATTGCGAGCTTTGCTatggaaaaaaaagagcaagaagaaatTGCCTCCTGGTCCAAGAGGGTATCCAATTCTTGGAAACCTCCCTTTGTTAGGACAAAACCCTCACCATGATCTTCACAAATTAGCTAAAAAATATGGACCCCTCATGCACTTACGCCTCGGGTTCGTGCACACGATTGTTGTCTCATCGCCCGAGGTGGCCGAGCAATTCCTCAAGATCCATGATATTGTTTTCGCAGGCCGGCCACCCCATGAGGCCTCGAAGCACATCTCTTATGAGCAAAGGAGCTTGGCATTCTCGTCGTATGGCCCGTATTGGAGGAACATCAGAAAGATGTGCACTTTGGAGCTCCTTAGCAATGCAAAAATCAATTCCTTTAAGTCCATGAGAAGAGAGGAGGTCGGCTTGCTTGTGAGTTTTCTCAAAGACGCAGCTCACGACCACACAGCCATTGACTTGAGCGCCAAGATCTCTTTGCTAAGTGCCGATATGAGTTGTCGAATGATCTTCGGGAAGAAGTACATGGACAAGGAGTTTGACGAATTCATGGCCGTGATGCAGGAAGGGGTGGTGTTGGGCGCGACACCGAACATCGGTGACTATGTTCCTTATTTAGCACGATTTGATCTTCAGGGGTTGACGAAACGCATGAAAGCCGTAAGCAAAGTGTTCGATGCCTTCTTTGAGAAGATTATTGACGAGCACATGAAGGCTaagaaagaggaaggagagagcaAAGATTTTGTGGATGTTATGTTGGGCATCATGGGGTTGAACGAGGGAGAGTACCATATCGACAGGTCCCATATCAAAGCCATAATTCTg GACATGTTGTCGGCTTCGATGGACACTTCAGCGACAACAATAGACTGGGCAATAACCGAACTTACAAGACATCCTAGTGTAATGAAAAAGCTCCAAGATGAACTAGAGAAAGCCGTGGGAATGAATAGAGCAGTAGAGGAATCAGATTTAGAGGGCTTGCACTACTTAAACATGGTCATCAAGGAGATCATGAGGCTTCACCCGGCATCTCCGTTTTTGCTTCCTCGCGAGGCGACTGAGGACTGCACAGTGAACGGCTTCCATATACCCTCGAAGTCGACAGTCATTGTGAATGTGTGGTCCATCGGAAGGGACCCAAAAGTGTGGACCACTCACAATCCGGAAGAGTTCATACCTGAAAGATTCTTAGGGTTGAGCGTGGACGTTATGGGACATGATTTTCAGCTCCTACCGTTTGGGGCGGGCCGCCGGGGGTGCCCTGGGATTCAACTCGGCATGACCGTGGTGCGGTTTGTGCTTGCTCAACTAGTACACTGCTTTGATTGGGACCTTCCTGGTGGCATATCACCGAGTGAGCTTGACATGACCGAGGAGTTTGGGCTCACTGCTCCTAGAGCTAACCATTTGGTGGTCACGCCTAGGTACCGTTTGAGTGAGTGA